From Candidatus Babeliales bacterium, a single genomic window includes:
- a CDS encoding hemerythrin domain-containing protein, producing the protein MRYKFYREHKYVSFRFDELERLVARTDFRSDEELNTVKQAFEELIELLEAHAHYEDTSLHVLLKQKNSDVYKHIEQDHEHLDEQIISLRTLLTTIDQAGTQEDKIEAGYQFYLWFRKFSGDNLLHLHEEETIILPELQRLYSDEELKKVEAATYNIMTAQDLIQMMQELFPQMNPSDWEAFLIDIKDAVPVKFTEAWNGIKTIMTPEQQLYFIKKLNI; encoded by the coding sequence ATGCGTTATAAATTTTATAGAGAGCATAAATACGTTAGTTTCAGATTTGATGAATTAGAAAGATTGGTAGCCAGAACAGATTTCAGAAGTGACGAAGAACTTAATACAGTTAAGCAGGCCTTTGAAGAGCTAATTGAGCTACTTGAAGCACATGCCCACTATGAAGACACCTCTTTGCATGTACTCCTTAAACAAAAAAATTCAGATGTGTATAAGCATATTGAGCAAGATCATGAACATCTAGACGAACAAATAATATCTCTGCGAACATTACTTACAACAATTGATCAAGCGGGCACGCAAGAAGACAAGATAGAAGCTGGCTATCAATTTTATTTATGGTTCAGAAAGTTCAGCGGCGACAATTTGCTACATTTACACGAAGAAGAGACGATTATCTTACCAGAACTACAGCGGCTCTATTCTGACGAAGAATTAAAAAAAGTTGAAGCAGCAACGTATAATATAATGACGGCACAAGATCTTATTCAGATGATGCAAGAACTATTTCCCCAAATGAATCCAAGCGATTGGGAAGCTTTTCTTATAGATATAAAGGACGCAGTGCCGGTAAAGTTCACAGAGGCATGGAATGGCATTAAAACAATCATGACCCCTGAGCAACAGCTGTACTTTATTAAGAAATTAAATATTTAA
- a CDS encoding GNAT family N-acetyltransferase: MQRIILLLPIFFISFLSHNVASSAEQNQRFDVKTINRNFLTTTKKITYYDGDQQIGFLFYEHLPLSLFVLHTGFIEHQHRNQRHGTALLQFTCNELKRAGARKIIIQPGPFEQRDNKLINIPAHERSEKLQRLVQGYQRAGFSPAPRYVCCLARYLYKIIGIDEDADYLMML; this comes from the coding sequence ATGCAAAGGATTATTCTATTGTTACCAATTTTTTTTATAAGTTTTTTATCACACAATGTTGCATCGAGTGCCGAGCAAAATCAGCGTTTTGATGTTAAAACAATTAACAGAAACTTTCTTACCACTACCAAAAAAATAACCTACTATGATGGCGATCAGCAAATCGGATTTTTGTTTTATGAACACCTTCCTTTATCCTTATTTGTTTTGCACACCGGTTTTATTGAACACCAACATCGCAATCAAAGACACGGAACTGCATTACTTCAGTTTACTTGTAATGAGCTAAAACGCGCTGGTGCAAGAAAAATTATTATACAACCGGGACCATTTGAACAAAGAGACAACAAGCTCATTAACATCCCAGCTCATGAACGATCTGAAAAATTACAACGACTGGTTCAGGGATATCAGAGGGCTGGATTCTCACCTGCACCACGATACGTCTGCTGCTTAGCAAGATACTTGTATAAGATAATAGGAATCGATGAAGATGCAGATTATTTGATGATGCTTTAA
- a CDS encoding ATP synthase F0 subunit C, with protein sequence MDVEVGISYAKAAALLGAAFTMGIGSIGPSIAGGLVGSSAVENTGKYPEATSKIRMTMMIAMGLIDTSSIFCLIISGALLVLSRTL encoded by the coding sequence ATGGACGTAGAAGTTGGCATCTCTTACGCAAAGGCTGCTGCGCTACTAGGTGCTGCATTTACCATGGGCATTGGCAGTATCGGTCCTTCAATTGCTGGGGGTCTTGTAGGAAGTAGTGCGGTTGAAAATACTGGTAAATATCCAGAGGCGACCAGTAAGATTAGAATGACTATGATGATCGCAATGGGTCTTATCGATACTTCTTCAATTTTTTGTCTTATTATTTCTGGGGCATTGCTTGTTCTAAGCAGAACACTGTAA
- a CDS encoding ankyrin repeat domain-containing protein has protein sequence MRLLHLFLTALLLCTATHNSFPAAAAQPAAAEIDPTVRSLLIFLDDSEPYYYDASDPLHDSHLRAMTTQSMGALADIAGPILISGSLLYNLFREPKAYDKNKNKFDEFYNNFNLDNWIIKKIKTTKIQKTTLYCMIPNNYLGVSHDSLQQLNNLAPLTELEYKLGLKIDHMDPIPAKNKQEIRDYLTAHYDNYTTKNYYILNDETGNDFKKNCIDEKKIFVSKNDHIKNEKTPVRWIIYSNGHGIYNHNIAQLSFKQFDTFLNFLEKDILTIFFAVTSCYAAGFNMQKIFGELTTKGGAKTLPFPIVTHALTDAVVHKLSQPYDFKLFIDILSQNSPNYKKAIATIMPIGQKIINTPQIRFPHVPAWFPITQSDDAIIRITKIQSVTRKKPLTVNDKPVLLYTNYVPFLINFSSSNPKPLISMIAGDTLHTIDSATLLAHDSVTNLFENMHIIKYGSSKTFFIKKATLKILNTNITDILIQYLPHKKPLCFFTEQGQQKTYINGKIENYKKNNYMRMYNKVYSFKNDFLEPIRTNTKKIEHALLHQKIKLDVFSTLLHSENRVEAKKLIQHLIDKGINIDFRNQQQQTPLIIAAQNGDEEIVELLLIAGANKDKCDANGFNAADAARNAGYEDIAILIENGDNIKLRQLIKLQLYPHLDFSSRRNLRYILEQVEKKSPKALDILKNIVFQLIHGREQQAANTTSSAYRGSSYWGKDFPIQEFEQKKWQEILTSLMDDKDISALLDNYTPKLSPQEQPEEERKEGEQEVPAGLML, from the coding sequence ATGCGCCTATTACATCTCTTCTTAACAGCGCTGTTACTATGCACAGCCACACACAATAGCTTTCCTGCTGCCGCTGCACAACCAGCCGCCGCTGAGATAGATCCAACGGTACGATCATTACTGATTTTCCTAGATGATAGCGAGCCATACTACTATGATGCTTCAGATCCCTTACATGATTCCCACTTGCGCGCTATGACCACTCAGTCGATGGGTGCTCTCGCAGATATAGCTGGACCTATCCTTATTTCGGGATCTCTTTTATATAATTTATTTCGAGAGCCAAAAGCATATGACAAAAATAAAAATAAATTTGATGAATTTTACAATAACTTTAATCTCGATAATTGGATAATAAAAAAAATAAAAACTACTAAAATCCAAAAAACCACCCTGTATTGCATGATTCCTAATAACTATCTGGGTGTATCACATGATTCTTTACAACAACTAAACAACTTGGCTCCACTAACCGAATTAGAATATAAACTAGGTCTAAAAATTGATCATATGGATCCAATTCCAGCCAAAAATAAGCAAGAAATTCGTGATTATTTAACAGCACACTATGATAATTACACAACTAAAAATTATTACATCCTAAATGATGAAACCGGAAACGATTTTAAAAAAAACTGTATCGATGAAAAAAAAATATTTGTTTCAAAAAACGACCATATCAAAAACGAAAAAACGCCCGTACGATGGATTATATACTCAAATGGGCATGGTATTTATAATCACAATATCGCGCAATTATCTTTTAAACAATTTGATACCTTCTTAAATTTCCTTGAAAAGGACATTCTAACAATATTTTTCGCAGTCACCTCTTGCTACGCAGCAGGATTTAATATGCAGAAAATATTTGGCGAACTTACCACAAAAGGAGGCGCCAAAACATTGCCATTTCCTATCGTAACACATGCACTAACTGATGCAGTCGTGCATAAACTTTCTCAACCATACGACTTTAAATTATTTATAGATATTTTATCGCAAAACTCACCCAATTATAAAAAAGCAATTGCGACCATAATGCCAATAGGGCAAAAGATTATAAACACTCCGCAAATTAGATTTCCTCATGTCCCTGCATGGTTTCCTATTACGCAAAGCGATGATGCCATAATACGCATTACAAAAATACAAAGTGTAACACGCAAAAAACCGTTAACGGTAAATGATAAACCTGTCCTACTATATACCAACTATGTGCCCTTTTTAATAAACTTCTCTTCATCCAATCCCAAGCCATTAATTTCAATGATTGCAGGAGATACACTACACACAATTGATTCGGCAACGCTTTTAGCTCATGATTCTGTTACAAACTTATTTGAAAATATGCATATTATTAAATATGGATCCTCTAAAACGTTTTTCATAAAAAAGGCAACACTTAAAATTTTGAATACAAACATCACCGATATACTTATTCAATATTTGCCACACAAAAAACCTTTGTGCTTCTTCACCGAGCAAGGACAACAAAAAACATATATAAACGGAAAAATTGAAAACTATAAAAAAAACAATTACATGCGAATGTATAATAAAGTATATTCATTTAAAAATGATTTCCTCGAACCAATCAGAACCAATACAAAAAAAATCGAACATGCACTGTTGCACCAAAAAATAAAGCTCGATGTTTTTTCTACTCTATTGCACTCAGAAAATAGAGTAGAAGCTAAGAAACTGATACAGCACCTCATAGATAAAGGTATAAACATTGATTTTAGAAATCAACAACAGCAAACCCCATTAATCATTGCAGCTCAGAATGGAGATGAAGAAATAGTAGAATTATTGTTAATTGCTGGTGCCAACAAAGATAAATGTGATGCTAATGGTTTTAATGCGGCAGACGCTGCGCGAAATGCAGGATATGAAGACATAGCTATTTTAATTGAAAATGGAGACAACATAAAACTACGGCAACTTATTAAACTACAACTCTATCCACATCTCGATTTTTCAAGCAGGAGAAATCTGCGCTATATACTAGAACAGGTTGAAAAAAAATCGCCTAAAGCACTGGATATTCTTAAGAATATCGTCTTTCAACTTATTCACGGTCGAGAACAACAAGCTGCAAACACTACCAGTTCTGCATACCGAGGCAGCAGTTATTGGGGTAAAGATTTTCCAATACAAGAATTTGAACAAAAAAAATGGCAAGAAATTTTAACTAGCCTTATGGATGATAAGGACATTTCGGCACTACTTGATAACTACACACCAAAACTATCACCACAAGAACAACCCGAAGAGGAACGAAAGGAAGGCGAGCAAGAAGTTCCGGCTGGACTCATGCTATAA
- a CDS encoding amidohydrolase yields MHTQYPEMILYNGKITTLDTQRPEVSAIAIANGCVLAIGSDDEIKSLAGTDTKIIDLKQRRTIPGLNDSHLHAIRGGLNYTMELRWDGVPSLAQAMNMLKEQVARTPAGQWVRVVGGWSEFQFSEKRMPTLAEINAITTDIPIFILHLYDRAFLNTAALKAVGYTKDTPDPAGALIERDTDGNPTGLIIAQPNAGILYATLAKGPKLSTVDQINSTQNFMRELNRFGLTSCIDAGGGSQNYPEDYHVIETLHKNKQLTLRIAYNLFTQKPLHELADFEQWSTTITPYSGDSMYRLNGAGEMLLFSAADFEDFLYEKPTLAVDMEQHLKEIIRLLVKHRWPFRVHATYNETIERMLSVLEEVNQEMSFNNLRWFLDHVETITEHNLKRIKTLGGAIAIQNRMAYQGEYFIERYGKQAAATTPPIRTMIDLGITVGAGTDGTRVASYNPWISLYWLVTGKTVGGTSLYDKDNIVSRLQALQLYTIGSAHLSAEETCKGSLSVGMYADMAVLSQDYFAVAQEDIKNMYSVLTIVDGKAVYATQEFASLDHNRDLPVSPDWSPVKYYGGYYKL; encoded by the coding sequence ATGCATACTCAATATCCAGAAATGATTTTATATAACGGCAAAATTACTACGCTCGATACGCAACGTCCTGAAGTTTCTGCAATTGCCATTGCAAATGGGTGCGTACTTGCAATTGGGTCAGATGATGAAATTAAAAGTTTGGCTGGCACAGACACAAAAATTATTGACTTAAAACAACGTCGTACCATCCCGGGGCTTAATGATTCTCATTTGCATGCAATTAGAGGTGGCCTGAATTATACCATGGAATTACGATGGGATGGCGTTCCATCTCTTGCCCAAGCGATGAATATGCTCAAAGAACAAGTTGCTCGTACACCTGCAGGACAATGGGTGAGAGTAGTCGGAGGTTGGTCTGAATTTCAGTTTAGTGAAAAACGAATGCCCACACTTGCAGAGATAAACGCTATCACTACCGACATCCCTATTTTTATTCTTCATCTGTATGACAGAGCATTTTTAAATACTGCAGCGCTCAAAGCGGTAGGATACACCAAAGATACACCTGATCCCGCTGGAGCTCTTATTGAACGTGACACGGATGGAAACCCTACTGGATTAATTATTGCTCAACCAAATGCAGGAATTCTGTATGCAACGCTCGCCAAAGGGCCCAAATTATCAACGGTTGATCAAATTAATTCAACGCAAAACTTTATGAGAGAGCTGAATAGATTTGGACTTACCAGTTGCATAGATGCAGGCGGTGGCTCTCAAAATTACCCTGAAGATTACCATGTTATCGAAACGTTACATAAAAACAAACAACTGACGCTGCGTATCGCCTACAACTTATTTACCCAAAAACCACTCCATGAATTAGCTGATTTTGAGCAGTGGTCTACAACGATAACTCCGTATAGTGGAGACAGCATGTACCGCCTGAATGGTGCTGGCGAGATGCTTTTATTTTCTGCAGCAGATTTTGAAGATTTTTTATATGAAAAGCCTACGCTTGCTGTAGATATGGAACAGCATTTAAAAGAAATTATTCGTCTTTTGGTCAAACATCGTTGGCCATTTCGTGTACATGCAACATACAATGAAACCATTGAAAGAATGTTATCTGTCCTTGAAGAAGTTAATCAAGAAATGTCCTTTAATAATCTTCGTTGGTTCTTAGATCACGTAGAAACTATTACCGAACATAATCTAAAAAGAATAAAAACTCTTGGTGGTGCGATTGCAATACAAAATCGAATGGCCTATCAGGGAGAATATTTTATTGAGCGGTATGGCAAGCAAGCTGCCGCCACAACACCTCCAATCCGCACCATGATCGACCTTGGTATCACCGTTGGTGCAGGAACTGATGGGACCCGTGTCGCAAGTTATAATCCTTGGATATCTCTCTATTGGCTCGTAACGGGAAAAACGGTTGGCGGAACATCTTTATATGATAAAGATAATATAGTAAGCCGCTTGCAAGCATTGCAACTCTATACCATCGGCAGCGCTCATTTATCAGCAGAAGAAACATGCAAAGGCTCTCTTTCTGTGGGCATGTATGCAGATATGGCTGTTTTATCGCAAGACTATTTTGCTGTTGCGCAGGAGGATATTAAAAATATGTATTCGGTGTTAACTATTGTAGATGGTAAAGCTGTCTACGCTACACAAGAATTTGCCAGTCTTGATCACAACCGTGATTTACCGGTAAGCCCGGATTGGTCACCGGTAAAGTATTATGGCGGTTACTATAAATTATAA
- a CDS encoding nucleotidyltransferase domain-containing protein produces MQHPMQIIDVKTKHKIIAVISALMPDVKIYLFGSRARGTNSPTADIDIALDGGKRLPAEDVDEIKSMLRESNIMYTIDVVDLHWMTDIMRNEILREKVVWK; encoded by the coding sequence ATGCAACATCCAATGCAAATAATCGATGTAAAAACAAAACATAAAATTATCGCGGTAATATCAGCGCTGATGCCTGATGTGAAAATATATCTGTTCGGATCACGTGCTCGAGGAACAAATAGCCCAACAGCGGATATTGATATTGCTCTTGATGGTGGCAAAAGATTACCAGCAGAAGATGTAGATGAAATTAAAAGTATGCTGAGAGAAAGCAATATAATGTATACGATTGATGTTGTTGATTTGCACTGGATGACCGATATTATGCGCAATGAAATTTTACGGGAGAAAGTGGTATGGAAATAA
- the atpH gene encoding ATP synthase F1 subunit delta, whose product MKPAEMLLARRYAKAFLNCFIDSMTIKDLQGFDLVRHCLEKNRSILFFLSLIHIDTEVKKQDMHDLFKQCNVMPEADQLVNVLLDSGRGALLSAVVKDISELYKQRKNIEFFSIATSHPVPTAQVAVIAQFLQRKLGSEIIYQHSIDPTLIAGMRLQSGTRLWEYSIAKQLNGMSDKLTS is encoded by the coding sequence ATGAAGCCTGCCGAGATGCTGCTTGCGCGTCGATACGCAAAGGCATTTTTGAACTGTTTTATAGATAGTATGACTATCAAGGATTTGCAGGGATTTGATCTTGTGCGGCATTGTTTAGAAAAAAATCGTTCTATTTTATTTTTTCTTTCCTTGATACATATTGATACAGAGGTTAAAAAGCAGGATATGCATGATTTATTTAAGCAATGTAATGTTATGCCTGAGGCGGATCAACTCGTGAATGTTTTGCTTGATTCTGGTCGAGGTGCATTATTATCTGCTGTTGTGAAAGATATTAGTGAATTGTATAAACAGAGAAAAAATATAGAATTTTTTTCCATTGCTACATCTCATCCGGTGCCAACAGCACAGGTTGCAGTGATTGCACAATTTTTGCAGCGAAAACTTGGATCTGAGATTATATATCAGCATAGCATAGATCCAACATTGATTGCAGGTATGCGATTGCAGAGTGGTACAAGATTATGGGAATATTCTATTGCAAAGCAATTAAACGGTATGAGCGACAAGCTTACCTCTTAG
- a CDS encoding hydrolase, translated as MEKKYTDFLTPQNCALALIDYQPAMYFGVQSHDRITIMHNSLMLAKTAKLFNVPTVLSAIAQNSFSGPMNSDLQAVFPNQEVIDRTAINAWLDASFRKAVEGTNRKKIVVAGLWTEACVLFPTLELLKAGYDVYIPTDACGDISLEAHERSVQRMIQAGATPINALQFICELQQDWARSETYNGVMDILKAHSPYGIQVTFSKWALGKHSS; from the coding sequence ATGGAAAAAAAATATACTGATTTTTTAACACCGCAAAATTGTGCACTCGCACTTATTGATTATCAACCGGCTATGTACTTTGGTGTTCAAAGCCATGATCGCATAACAATCATGCATAACTCATTAATGTTGGCAAAAACAGCGAAACTGTTTAATGTTCCCACTGTTTTATCTGCTATCGCGCAAAATAGTTTTAGTGGTCCAATGAATTCTGATCTGCAAGCAGTTTTTCCAAATCAAGAAGTTATTGATCGCACCGCAATCAACGCGTGGCTTGATGCAAGTTTTCGTAAAGCAGTAGAAGGCACAAATCGCAAAAAAATAGTTGTTGCAGGATTATGGACAGAAGCGTGCGTGCTATTTCCAACCTTAGAGTTACTTAAAGCCGGTTATGATGTGTATATTCCTACCGATGCCTGCGGCGACATCTCTTTAGAAGCGCATGAACGCAGCGTCCAACGCATGATCCAAGCAGGCGCTACCCCAATAAATGCTTTACAATTTATTTGTGAATTACAGCAAGATTGGGCGCGCAGTGAAACATATAATGGGGTTATGGACATTTTAAAGGCTCACTCTCCATATGGCATTCAAGTTACGTTTTCAAAATGGGCTTTAGGCAAACATAGTTCTTAA
- a CDS encoding HI0074 family nucleotidyltransferase substrate-binding subunit: MEIITLRYKALQKALLSLHNGLHTFKEHQQKEHQEEYFMMRDGLIQRFEYCIDTFWKFIKLYLEEIQKVSMESTTPREILKKALNGIITPEEHTILTKALADRNLTSHSYNEELAIKIQNHIPAYSTVMKSIIDRIKIN; the protein is encoded by the coding sequence ATGGAAATAATAACGCTTCGTTATAAAGCATTACAAAAAGCATTGTTATCATTACATAATGGCCTTCATACTTTTAAAGAACATCAACAGAAAGAACATCAAGAAGAATACTTCATGATGCGCGATGGCTTGATTCAACGATTTGAATATTGTATAGATACTTTTTGGAAATTCATAAAATTATATTTAGAAGAAATACAAAAAGTCTCAATGGAATCAACAACGCCAAGAGAAATTTTAAAAAAAGCTCTCAATGGTATAATTACTCCTGAAGAACATACGATACTAACCAAAGCTCTTGCAGATCGTAACCTCACCTCGCACTCATACAATGAAGAGCTTGCTATAAAGATTCAAAACCATATTCCTGCTTATTCCACTGTTATGAAATCAATAATCGATAGAATTAAGATAAATTAG
- a CDS encoding M48 family metalloprotease has protein sequence MSLKSKILFSLFTVLIIGGCACVALRRHLAIQLNEYVSQKTEKSFGALPLNTDQEEKIRAIASEIGVAQPFTIRKMNQRAMMTFGYHNAFVYFPLLFSCIPTNSSPYLFISEGFLEDLSPEEQRFLIGHEMIHIKESHTLYLNLFLYLFLALLLILSYLLTKKIHNIAQAMHHKKYIIGAFCCIAGFTSFFVPTLIALAYRRHIEKVADCRSLQVLKTYEGCAKIIARWEKEFNLPAHNPYFGLLSDHPSCEERKLYCLNLQNNSKDIV, from the coding sequence ATGTCTTTAAAATCAAAAATACTGTTTTCTCTTTTCACCGTACTTATTATCGGGGGTTGTGCGTGTGTGGCGCTTCGTAGGCATTTGGCCATACAACTCAATGAATATGTCTCTCAAAAGACGGAAAAGAGCTTTGGGGCATTGCCTTTGAATACCGACCAAGAGGAAAAAATTAGAGCGATTGCATCAGAAATAGGGGTCGCGCAACCATTCACTATCCGTAAAATGAATCAAAGGGCGATGATGACCTTTGGATACCATAATGCCTTCGTCTATTTCCCATTGCTTTTTTCTTGTATTCCTACCAATAGTAGCCCTTATTTGTTTATCAGTGAGGGTTTTTTAGAAGATCTATCGCCAGAAGAGCAGCGGTTTCTTATCGGTCATGAGATGATTCATATTAAAGAATCACATACGCTGTATTTAAATTTATTTCTGTACCTGTTCCTTGCCCTACTCCTCATACTCTCATATCTTCTAACCAAAAAAATTCACAACATTGCACAGGCGATGCATCATAAAAAATATATAATCGGAGCGTTTTGTTGTATTGCTGGTTTTACCAGCTTCTTTGTTCCTACCTTGATCGCACTTGCCTACCGCAGGCATATAGAAAAAGTTGCGGATTGCCGGTCATTGCAGGTACTAAAGACGTACGAAGGTTGTGCCAAAATCATCGCTCGATGGGAAAAGGAATTTAATTTACCGGCTCATAATCCTTATTTTGGATTACTTTCCGATCATCCTTCATGTGAAGAAAGAAAGTTATATTGTTTAAATTTACAAAACAACTCAAAGGATATTGTATGA
- a CDS encoding DUF488 domain-containing protein, with translation MNKALRIFTVGHSTRPIEDFLKLLKHYNITELVDIRTIPKSRHNPQFNGQELAHVLRDHHIGYRHQKNLGGLRHTHADSINMAWHNSSFRGYADYMQTKEFEDGIKELIEIAHEKIVVIMCSEAVPWRCHRSLIGDALLIRKIDVEDIYSITSSKPHTLTPWALVQGTTITYPAIPEKNDV, from the coding sequence ATGAACAAAGCATTACGCATATTTACCGTCGGACATTCAACGAGACCGATAGAAGATTTTTTAAAGCTACTCAAACATTACAATATTACCGAACTCGTTGATATCCGCACAATTCCAAAATCACGCCACAACCCACAGTTTAATGGTCAAGAATTAGCACATGTTTTAAGAGATCATCATATTGGTTATCGCCATCAAAAAAATTTAGGCGGCCTGCGGCATACACATGCCGATTCGATTAATATGGCTTGGCACAATAGCTCGTTCCGCGGATATGCCGACTATATGCAAACAAAAGAATTTGAAGATGGGATAAAAGAACTTATTGAAATTGCGCATGAAAAGATCGTGGTAATTATGTGCAGCGAAGCTGTTCCATGGCGATGTCATCGATCCTTGATTGGTGACGCGTTATTAATCCGAAAGATCGATGTTGAAGATATTTATAGCATAACATCAAGTAAACCGCATACATTAACCCCTTGGGCTTTGGTACAGGGAACAACCATAACATATCCAGCGATACCGGAGAAGAATGATGTCTAA
- the atpA gene encoding F0F1 ATP synthase subunit alpha: MEIKSTDLVSLFERSIKNLPEEQLQEIGIVIQVGDGICKVHGLNNAVYGELVEFEGGNRGIIFDLDEDSVAVFFLYTARPVTELEVVKRTGSVFKTPVGMELCGRVINAVGTPLDGLGDLATTQMRPVETRIPQIIERSPVNESLETGIIAIDALVPVGKGQRELIIGNRGTGKTAIALDTILHQKGKNVFCIYVSIGKRQANLARIIQLLEDNDALSYTVVVSADSSEAVLNQYLAPYVGCTIGEYFQEQGRDALIIYDDLSNHAIAFREMSLLMRRAPGREAFPGDVFYLHSRLLERAGKLINGGSLTALPMVEVQSDDITAYIPTNLISITDGQIFLDTKLFNRGQRPAVNVELSVSRVGGAAQTAAVKKMTKALRLELAQYHELLDFAQFGTELDEISRKKLSRGALAVELLKQPEHTTYSFVDQALILFLLQGTFLDAVDPKNACLFATQFVSYVKSVYENDYAAILHLADITDTMREKLTKFAIEFSQLFELPEKARTI, encoded by the coding sequence ATGGAAATTAAAAGTACAGACTTAGTCTCATTATTTGAACGTTCTATAAAAAATCTTCCTGAAGAGCAATTGCAAGAGATTGGTATTGTTATTCAGGTTGGTGATGGTATTTGTAAAGTGCATGGTTTAAATAATGCGGTGTACGGAGAGCTTGTTGAATTTGAAGGGGGTAATAGAGGGATAATTTTTGATTTAGATGAAGACTCTGTTGCCGTGTTTTTTTTGTATACAGCACGTCCAGTTACAGAATTAGAAGTGGTAAAACGGACCGGAAGTGTATTTAAAACTCCGGTTGGCATGGAATTGTGTGGACGCGTGATCAATGCAGTAGGAACACCGCTTGATGGACTGGGTGATCTTGCAACTACGCAGATGCGTCCTGTCGAGACACGTATTCCGCAAATTATAGAGCGTAGCCCCGTAAATGAATCTTTAGAAACAGGCATAATTGCTATTGATGCATTGGTGCCGGTTGGTAAAGGGCAACGTGAATTAATTATCGGTAATCGTGGCACTGGAAAAACTGCAATTGCTCTTGATACGATTTTGCACCAAAAAGGTAAAAATGTTTTTTGTATTTATGTATCGATTGGTAAGCGACAGGCAAATTTAGCACGTATCATTCAGTTATTAGAAGATAATGATGCTCTTTCCTATACTGTTGTCGTGAGTGCTGATTCGAGTGAAGCGGTGCTGAATCAATATCTTGCTCCTTATGTAGGTTGTACTATTGGGGAATATTTCCAAGAGCAAGGGCGAGATGCTTTAATTATTTATGATGATTTGAGTAATCATGCGATTGCGTTTCGCGAAATGTCGTTATTGATGCGTCGAGCCCCGGGACGAGAGGCGTTTCCAGGCGATGTCTTTTATCTTCACTCTCGTTTGCTGGAACGTGCAGGAAAATTAATCAACGGTGGTTCTTTGACAGCATTACCGATGGTTGAAGTACAAAGTGATGACATCACTGCATACATTCCTACCAATTTAATTTCTATCACCGATGGCCAAATATTTTTAGATACAAAGTTATTTAATCGTGGTCAGCGGCCAGCAGTGAATGTCGAATTGTCTGTTTCTCGTGTTGGCGGCGCAGCACAAACAGCTGCAGTTAAAAAGATGACAAAGGCGTTACGTTTAGAGCTTGCGCAGTATCATGAGTTACTTGATTTTGCTCAGTTTGGTACAGAGCTAGATGAAATTTCGCGTAAAAAATTATCACGAGGTGCGCTGGCGGTTGAACTCTTAAAGCAGCCAGAACACACCACATACTCGTTTGTTGATCAGGCATTAATATTGTTTTTATTGCAAGGTACGTTTTTGGATGCAGTTGATCCTAAGAATGCGTGTCTTTTTGCAACACAATTTGTGAGTTACGTAAAATCGGTGTATGAAAATGATTATGCGGCGATTTTGCACCTTGCAGATATTACCGATACAATGCGTGAAAAGCTGACTAAGTTCGCAATAGAATTTAGCCAATTGTTTGAATTGCCTGAAAAAGCAAGAACAATATAG
- a CDS encoding DUF2945 domain-containing protein has product MMSKNFKIGDLVEWNSEAGLVRGKIKKKITSEIIFKGYTVHASKEEPQYLIESTKTDHLAMHKGSALRKIKKEK; this is encoded by the coding sequence ATGATGTCTAAAAATTTTAAAATTGGCGATCTTGTAGAATGGAATTCAGAAGCAGGATTGGTGCGCGGTAAAATCAAAAAAAAGATTACATCCGAAATCATTTTTAAAGGTTATACGGTTCACGCCTCAAAAGAGGAACCGCAGTATTTGATAGAAAGTACTAAGACAGATCACTTAGCCATGCATAAAGGCTCTGCACTCAGGAAGATAAAGAAAGAAAAATAG